The Podarcis raffonei isolate rPodRaf1 chromosome 7, rPodRaf1.pri, whole genome shotgun sequence nucleotide sequence ccagcagtacagagaaacgtgtctgcactctcttaacaccaacagcagagagcaaacactcctcccctgtacttacagtacaggtcagatgacactctgagctaacatccggtgctcagtacagtgaatagactgttcctttgttcccacggtacagtcccaagcatcaacatcctgtttggctttccagccatctggagctcgctgctgcattgctcctttttcgtaacagtattTCATCCCAAACTGGTTTGAAATCCATAGtgtgacctggcaatatattgtgaatcatgatgtgtgttaggaaatatatcgtccaaaaccagtttgaagtccatatcatggtatcgttttcataatttttgacctggcaacatACCACAaattgtgatgtgtgtgtgtgtgtgtgtgtgtgtgtttagcaaaAATCACAATTTGGGAAAAAGCATGAAGCCAGTCAATGCGtctacatttgttgttgttgagtcgtttagtcgtgtccgcctctttgtggccccctggaccagagcatgccaggccctcctgtcctccactgcctcccgcagtttggtcaaactcatgtttgtagcttcgaaaacactgtccgaccatctcatcctctgtcgtccccttctccttgtgccctccatctttcccaacatcagggtcttttcgagggagtcttctcttctcctgaggtggccaaagtactggagcctcagcttcaggatctgtccttccagtgagcactcagggctgatttccttcagaatggataggtttgatcttcttgcagtccatgggactctcaagagtctcctccagcaccagaattcaaaagcatccattcttctttatggtccagctctcacttccatacatcactactggggaaaccattgcttgaactatacggacctttgtcggcaaggtgatgtctctgctttttaagatgctatgtGTCTACATAGCTTTATCTTTATTTCAGACAtaatgatatattgatatattgtgaTGCTTAGCttgtgatatatcacagtgttgaaaaccagataccacCCAGTCCTATTGCACAGTATtgatttcctccctccccacagacaccaccccacccccacccacccacccactgctgtTGCCGTCCAATAACAGGACCCCCAGTACCCacccactttctctttctctcccctgcaAGTTTCCCTAACACCGTCACGCTGGTTGGCCGAAGCGTGGCCGCCGTGGACGCCttcctcagctctgctgcccagAGGAGCCGCGAGTACATCTCCCGCATCCACGCCCGGGTGATCCGCACGGCTGGGGCCTACAAGCTCGTGGATTCCAGCCTAACCGGGGTGTATATCAATGACGTCCGGATCAGCGGTGAGTGCTGTGGCCAAGATACAAGGAAACTTTATTAAATGATTTCTTCTTAATAAATTTGAGTAtcactcttcatccaaagatcaccaGGCGCTTCACAGCACTTTTGTAATGCTTCCCCTTGAAAACATGTTTCTACACATCCTTTAGTCGTGAAGGCGTAATAAAATATCTAGGTTATGGCAACAAGCGTCATGTCTAGCAGAAATCAGAATTAGATACGGTTTGCACACATCTGTGCTAGCCCACAGTCACCCTGTGCTCCAGGTTCCCCAGTTTGGGGCGGTCCTCCATCTTTGTTCAGAAGATGAGCAACTCCTCCCGCATCAGACTCCCCACACAAGCGCACCTGGATCTGCACCATCCCTCTCGCTTCTCTGGAAACCCCCAACGCAATAAATGGCCTTGTCATGCAAGCAAGAACAGTCCCGATTCTTtagggaaagaacaaaggagtGAAGTCATTTTCTGAAATGCACGCAGCCTCTGTCACCTGGACAGGAGACTTCTACATGATGAAGCAAGCCCAAAGAAACAACTGCCGGGAGAGTTAAGCTCAGAGGAAGTCTGCCAGCAGCGAGAGAGTGAGCCAGGCAGGGCGCTGGTGCTGCCTGGATGTTTGAAAGTCTGAGTCCCTGCACACAGTGACCTCAGGCAAACCCATGCCCAACTCTGATGCGCTTCAGATAattgcagttgtaccttggatccagaacgccttgcgagtcaaactttttgactcctgaacgccgcaaactcggaagtgatGGTTCTGGTCTgctaacattctttggaacccaaacgtccaacgcggcttccgattggctgcaggagcttcctgcagccaattggaagctgtgtcttggtttctgaacgtatTGGAAGTTGAATAgattctgaggtacgactgtattggaaAAAGTTGGTCTGAGCACCTTTTGGAAAAGAAGGGAGGCCAACACGGAAACTGCTGTCGGGTTGCAGCAAATGACCTTGAGCAAAGgaacaggccagtggcccatcgagtcacccagtggccaaccaggtgcccccaaggGGATCTCGCAAGTGGGATCTGAacccaagagcaactctcccctcctgcggtttctagcaactgggattcagaagcaggaCTTCCTGTGGCTGCAGAGCCATTCTGGCTCGTGGCCGTCAAGTGTCCTCTCTTCCCTGAAATCTCCAGCCCTGGGTTGTTCTTGATGTGGGCAGAGGTGGGCAACCTGTCCCTGCTTCCCCTAAAGGTccagaaaggtaaaggacccctgacagttcagtccagtcgtggccgactctggggttgcggcgctcatctcgctctataggccgagggagccggcatacagcttccgggtcatgtggccagcatgactaagccgcttctggcgagccagagcagcgcacggaaacgccatttaccttcctgccagagcggtacctatttatctccttgcactttgacgtgctttcaaactgctcggttggcaggagcagggattgagcaacggaaccttctgattggcaagccctaggctctgtggtttagaccacagcgccacccgcgtcccatacaacGTCCATacaatgcagtaaataaattaaGCTTTGCTCTTGCGGTTTTTCTCCTTTCAGCAGGAAGAGTTGGTCCTTtacgttgtgaaccaccctgagatctacagatgaagggcagtatacaaatttaataaaatggtaaataaataaattaatgtgcTTGGTGAGAGCTGCCTGGTGTTTCTTATTCTTATAATAATAAACCACCTCACGGCAGCTCACAGGTAAAAGcagtattttaaaacagaaaaaacataGACATATTTCTGGTGTATTTGCTTTTGGATCAGGTGCCTGGCCAAGGagatttgctgttgtttttaaagctttaAACTGATCGTTTCAAATCTTATTTCTACGTAGAAAAAGTAGTGTTGCAAGAAGGCGATACGGTTACTTTTGGGCATCCGTGCTGGAGGAGCGTTAACCCCGGGAGTCGCGTCCGGCAGCCAAATTCTCCATTTTATTACTTGGTAGGACTCTGCCTtcctttgtctgtctgtctgtctgagatagaatcatacaattgtagagttgtgaGGGTctccaaaggtcctctagtccagccccctcacAATGCACGAGTCCTGTGGCTCTCCTTGGTGTGCTCACCCCCTCCCTGCAGTTGGCCAGAGGCCCCCCCCCGTGCGCCCCCCCTCTGCTCTGCTCACGCCTTCATTTATTTTCTTGGTGGGGGGTATTCCTGCAAGCTCAAGGAGGGCATGGAAATAGCAATGTTCAAAATTTGATTGGGGAGAGAGCAGGAGGCTGGCCTGGCTGGGCTGACCCAGGAGGGCTCTCCTGATGTTCATTaatcctccttctccccactttgGTTCCCTTTTCAGTTTGAGCCCTGCGGCTGCAGTGCGGAGCAAAGGCAAGGCCTGTGCGGAGAGAGGAGACCTTTCCCCCAAAGGGTAAAATGGAAACCCACTTCTACTCCAGACATCTTGTTTTCTCCATGGGTGCAGCAGTGGGGAGGGTGGGTGTAAAGCAGcacttggggggcggggagtcaaTCCCAGTGATAACCCCCACAGGCGACCTGGTCAGGTGGTGGGGGCTGCCCAACTCTCCATCGCCCCCCCCATCCCCAGGGCATCAGGGGAAGGCTGCATGGTTTGATTTCGGATTGTGTGGGGCACAGAAGTGGGGTTTGTGGCCAGCCCTGCTTTAGGCAGTGACCGGCTCCCCTCTGGACCTCCCAAGAGGGCCGCTTCTTCTTGCCAAATTTACAGGGGTCTGCTTGTTAGTCTTCCTTGCCCAGGGCTCCTGCTTATTCCTCCCCATCGTGCCTTTACCTGCCCCAGATCTGACTCCACCTGTGACGGCAGGTGTGGGGCAGATGGGCGTGGCATGGGGGGCCACACGAGGACCCCTGCAGCGCTGAATCAGGACCTTGCCTGGAGGTTCCCCCCTCTGGCATGCGCTGCCTTCAGTGAGTGCAGCAAGGAAGCAGGCCCTCTTAGCCTTCTGCCTGCATTCGCCTccttaagtacagtcatacctcgggttacaggtgctgcaggttgcattttttcgggttacagacctgCTGaaaccaaaacccggaagtaccggaatgggttacttccgggttttgggggtcgtgcatgcacagaagtgctaagtcgcgctttgcgcatgcacagaagtgccgaatcgcaagccgcacatgtgcagatccgccgctgcgggttgcgaacatgcatcctgcatggatcacgttcgcaacccgagcatccactgtataatgTTCTGGGGAATTTAAGACAGGGCCAGAGTGGATAGGAAATTTTGGGGCACCTGGGGCAGGGGTGCTAGGCTCCTGCCCCAAAGATCTGTGATCCCACAGGAAGGAGGTCTTAGGTATCCcaggctgaaaaagcttccctTGTTTCACACAGGCGGAATCTCTACGATGCAGTTGCTTACTCTTATAAGGCCTTTTTATGGCAAAGGGGGCCACaaacgagagccagtgtggtgtagtggttaactgggttcgcttccccgctcctccacctgcagctgctgggtgaccttgggccagtcacacttctctgaagtctctcagccccactcacctcacagagtgtttgttgtgggggaggaagggaagggagaatgttagccgctttgagactccttaggggagtgataaagtgggatatcaaatccaaactcttctctttttCATACAGCCATCCTCACATCCACACCCTCTCTAGGTTCTCCCATTACACGTTCTGATGTGTTTCTTGTTTCTTAGGTCAGTGCAGGTTGGTACCCAGTTGGGGTTGTTTTGCTCTATAGGCTGAATTCACAGGTCCTCAAATCTCCGTAGGGTTTCGCCAGCAAGGAAAACTGACTTGCTCTGTATGTTGCGTATTTGTATCTCCAGTGCTctgtattttgatgttttgaatgtttgctgtAAAGCTGCTTTGGGCTCAGCTCATAAGTAAACCCATCATTCAGTCAAGATGCCATCAGGAGGAGGAGCTATGCAAAATAACCACGGAGGTTTCCTGACTGGGCTGATAGAGGGACACAGCCCCCAGCTTCAGGGGCCACGTGGTGCTGTAAAGAAGTCGTTTCTGCAGTGAGTAACCCACACTCCTTTCTAACCTCTTGATTCCTTTCTTCCATCTAGCTTCCTGCGTTGGCATCTGCTGGGGCACCGGTGCCAGTGAGCTCAGGGATGGGATTTGCACCCACACTCGCAGGGGACCCACCTGGcgctctgcctggctctgcccaCCAACGTCCGGCCATCAGCAATCCGTCCTCTGCAGCTTCATTCCTGCCTCCAGCTGCATCGTCAGCATCCATAAATTCTCTTAGCCTGACTTCCAGTTTGCCAGGAGCACCTGGTCAGCCCACACCTGGGGCATTGCCTCCTTCTGCCCCAAGAGATGCTCCCAGGCCTGTCCCTCCACTTCTGCGTTCTGCTTCGCCTGGGGAGGGTTCACGCACCACCGCAGAATCTTCTCCCTGGAGCAGCCTTGAGGCGACGCACTTCCCCTTCTCTCAGGGAAGCCCAGAATCCAAGAATCCCTCCACCCCAAGTGGCAGCGAGGAGACCATTGCAGACGACCCCCAGAGCGGAGTATCAGTTAGCGCAGCAGCCGGGCTCCCGGAGGATCTGCCGCAGGACCCAGGCGTCTCTCAGGTGGGGGGTTCTGAGCTCTCTGTTTCCAGCACCAAAGAGCGGCTTCCCAGTGACTCTGACCATGCTGAAGAGATGAGGGACGTGGACCTGGATCAAGGCCCTGAAGACACAGCTGGACCTGATGCCCAGGCGCAAGTCAGAGGGGCTGCAAGCAGAATGGAAATTCAGAGCCCCAGAGAAGAACACCAGGAGAGCTCTAGGGAGAAGGCCTTACCTGAAGCTTCTGGCTGGGCAGAAAACAGGGCAAGCGACCTCAGTGTGCAGAATTTGGCACAGCTCCCTGCGGAATCGGGAGAGGCTGAGCTGGATGCAGCAAGCAGAGCTTCTGATGACTTTTCTCCTGCTGAAGAAACAGATGGCGACTTACTGGATAGTGACTCTTCTGCAAAGTGGAGTCAAGAGGAGTTTGACTCTGAGAGAGAGAGTCCCGCTTTGCTGCCAGGGAACCTGTCCTGTGAGACCCGGAGGAGCGACGATGAAATCAGCTTGCAAGAATGGGCTTCTGAGAGCAGTGACAACATGGACATGGAGCCCCCTGCAAATGCAAGCCTGCTAGCGATGGacagtcctgctgctgctgcaggagatGGCAGTTTCTTTGATCCAGAGTTGGGCTCGGGAGGTGCAGAGGCTGCAAGTGGCAAGGTCTGCATTGCAAAACGGTCTTATGCCGAAGTGGGAACCCAGACTGAGTGTGCAAAAAGAAGGAAGTTGGGTGTAGAGACTGCAGAGCCTTTGAAAGAAGACGACCCTGGCGGAATGGCTTGTGACGATGGCAGCAAGTTAAACACGGACAGGGTGACGGAGGGGCTCCTTCAGCAACCGCCCAGAACTTCAGAAGTAGGTGCCCCAGCTGACAATGAGCATGCCAAGGGCGAGTTCTCCCCACAAGTAGAAGAGGATCCTGTGGCATCTTCTGGAGGAACGCAGGAGATCCTGTCTTCAGGAGATCTACCAGAAACTAATGAAGAGGGGACTGCTGTGGTGGCTGCATTGCCTTCAACCTCCCATCTCCTGCCAGGAGGGGAGATCCCCGAAGAGTCTGTTGAAACGTTTGGACACCCAGTGGATGTTTATGGAAAGCTCTTCTGTGGGGCCGTTCTCAAAAGAAAGACACCTCCCTTGGAAGAGTGGGGGGAGGGCACTGTTGTTGTGAGCAAACGGAGAATGGAGGATGCATGTGCCAGACCTGACAGAGGCCCAGAGGACTGTGCTGCTGATTCCATCCTTGAGGCCAAAGGAGGGATGAGTGAACATGATGGGCTTTTGCTTGAAACTGTTCCCGGTGGTGCGTCGGGGGCTGGGTTGTCCGGACAGTCCAGTTGTGTCATCAACTGTGAGATGGAATGCCAAGAGGAGATGGACAACAATGATCTTCCTGAGGGCAGGGAggtgaagagggaagggaggagcgTCAGGGCAGCTGGTGGCCAAGATGAAGCCAACGGAGAAGGTGGCCTGGAGAGAGATCCGAGTCCAGATGCAGTGCGGGAGGAGATGGTTGGCAGCGCCAGGGCTGAAGGGACCCTCCAAAGCTCTGGTGGGAACTGGGCGCCACCCTCTCCAGACTCAGCGGGAAGAAAGACAAGGGAGTTTCCTCCTGAGATAAGTGGAGATGACCTTGAAGAGGGAGGGGTCCCCCACACGGAAGGTTACTGTGCAAACACAGAGGTGTCTTCTCAGGCAAGCGGAAAGGAAGCAGGAAGGAGCTTGGAAGCTAAAAAGAGTTACCTTTTGGCCCACCAAGGTGGCATTGACAGGGAAGACAGTATGGACCCGAATGGAGAAAGTGCAGCCGAGGCCCAAGAGTGCGGTGTCAGGGCAGGATGCTCAGATGGAACAAAGGTGGATCCTGACCAGAACGAGCCTCTTGGGACCTCTGCCCACCTGGAACGCCAGCAAGAGTCTCCTGCGCCTGGTCAGCGACAACTGCAGCCTCCTGGCCCTGAGCCTGAGGATCTGGAAGATAACTTTGCAGTGAAGCCCCGGGGAAGCGATGTGGGGAGAGAGCTGTTTCACCCTGAAGACTCCCGCATGGAAGGCAGCGTTTGGGAGGAAGCCTGTGAAGGAAACGGGGCTGCTGAGCGGCCAGATCCGGAAAAAGAGAACAGAAGGGGCCACTctggggaggaagggggtgggcttGGACAGACCCCTGAGAGCTGCCATTGCACCGAGGGAAAAGGCAGCCTCCCGTTGGACACTCCTAGTGCTGGCTCTGGGAGCCCTGGGGCCGGAGAGGGGGTCACTGCTGGAGACGCCCCAAGGGAGACCCACACTGAGCCTGCAGAGGTCCCAGAGTCCTCTTGTGGCCGTGAGCTCAGCTGTCTCCTCTCTGACTCTGAagttggaaaggaggaggacagaggcaaccttcagagagagagaagtccaCTTTGGCATTCAGACAGGGTTTCAGAGAATCACGAGGCCTGGAGGAAGCCACCTGAGGAATCCACAGCTCGCGAGACATGTGATGCAAGTGCTGAGCCACCAGAGGGTTCGGGGGTGTTGGATGCTGGTTTGGAACAAAATGATTCTTCCCACGATGAGGTGTGCTGTGACCCAGAAGATGCTTCAGCTGTTGTACCTCAGACCCACAACCCAGAGGTGGCCGTGGGGGGGAAATCTCCTCCTTTGCCAAGAACTGCCGTGGTGAGAGAGGAGCTGGAGCATCGAGCTGTTGAAGGAGCTGACCTTGTGGCTGTCAATCTCGCCTGCCTTCCTGTGGAATCTCCTTGCCTGGCAGAAAGCGATGCCAAATTTGGTGCAGAGGATCAGGCCCCAGAGAGTCCTGGAGGATCGGCTGGAGATTCTGGTTCGCATCTTGTTCAAGACAATCGGCCGGCGGAAGATGAGTTTCCTGGCCAACCCAGAGTGGGAATCTCAGGTGCGTCTCTTGAAGTTGGAGAAACAATCAGAGAGTCTTCGGCCTGTGAAACACCTGCCAGCCGCACTCCAGGAGAAGAGGCAGGTTTCCTGAAGGGAGGAGCAGAAGCGCCGCTACTCCAGCATCAAGAGATGGAAACAGTGCCGTGCCCGGGAGATGGGTGCCAACCAGAAGGTGGTTCAGACCCTTCTGGGGAGTTTGGTGAGGCTTTTGATGGCTCGGGGCATTGCAGAAGACttttgcaggaggaggaagaggaagagtcaAAAGCCTCTTTCTCCAGAAAAAGGCATTTCAGTGAAGATCAGGCCGCCAGGATGACCAGCTTGGAAAATGGTTCTTTGTGTGAGGAGCAGCTCTGCCTGCTGGACCCTGTTTCAGTTCGGGCTTCTACACCTGACCTGCACCCTTTGACCATGACAGCTCCTGCTCCTCTGAACCCAGAAGGGCTTCCAGGCCACTTTGGCAGAGCTGCAGGGAAGCCTCCAAACCAGCACAACAGCCAGGCAACCCTGTCCCTGGGAGAAGCAGAACAGAAGAACGGGGAGAGCTTTGCCCAGAAGGCGAGAGGGTGCTTTGAAAACACACTTTGCTCCGATGAGCCAGCAAGCGAAAATGAAAAGGCAGACGAAGCTGAAACTGCTGAAGGGGAAGATTGCCAGTCGGATGAGATCATAGAGGCTGGGAGATGCCCAAGCTCAGGTGAAGAGGAAGTCGGCAAAGTCCAGTCTCAGAACCCCTCCCTGGATGAagcaggttcaacccctggccaGTCAGGCCGCCTCTCTCATGAACAAGACAAAGACACGTCTGACCCTATTCCAGAGAGCGTGTGGGACACCTATTTCTCGGAAGAGGAGAGCTTCCAGTTGTCTGTGTGTTCGGGGGTACAGAATTCTCCCCCCAGCTCTCCCGCAAAGTCCCCCGAGGCAGAAAGTGCTCCCAGTCAGAAGAACATGGACTTTCTCTTCTCTGACATCTCCAACAGTTCGGCTGAATCTCACTCCTGCGAACGTTCTCCCAGGCCGCCTGGCAGGGGCGCTTCTGGGGCAGAAGGCGATGGGCTCCCCGCAGGGGGTTCTGACTGGGTGGGGAAGGGGGCCGAGGCAAACGTGGAACCAGATTCTTCCTCTGGCCCAGAAACTTCTGACATGGACTGGTTTGATGAAGACCCACAGACCCCGTCCCATCAGCCTGTGTCCCCCAGGGAAAGCACCCCAACTTCTAGCGGTGACCCCCCCTCTGAGCCTGACTATCCCATCAGCTTTGCTCCCGGTGAATGTGACGCCTACGACCTCCAAGAAGAGGGCGGCAACGAGGCTCCCAGCGTAGAGGGGTCTGGATGGGCTGCCCCCCCTATGAGCCCCACAGCTGGTGCGGAAGAGGAAGAGGTGGTGATGGAAATGGAGACAGGGGGTCTTAGTCCAGAGAGAAGCCCTGGGGGTTCATCATGCCAAGGTATGTTTCAAAAGCATCTTCTgaagggggaagggaggcagAACGGATTGGGCCTGCCTCTccagggcagccctgctcagggaaggttttagtgtgtggtgctgtgtttggcttttacaattttttgttgggagccagtcagatgggttgtatattattattattattattattattattattattattattatgaggcaGCGGGAGGTGGAGTGCAATTTAGGGCTCACCCAGACTTGCACTTGCTCTGCCTCTTTCTCTTGGGAAAATCTGTTCTTTACCGTTGAATGGGAGCAAATGTCAGCTGAGTTTTCTCTGgaatgacatttgctccaattcagctccAAAGAGCGGGTTTTCTGGGGGACAGTGACCGGGCAAAGGCAAAACTCTTTGGACAAG carries:
- the NUGGC gene encoding nuclear GTPase SLIP-GC; protein product: MPAPCQPCRERRRPCHLRRIGRQAAAPDHADFIHFPNTVTLVGRSVAAVDAFLSSAAQRSREYISRIHARVIRTAGAYKLVDSSLTGVYINDVRISEKVVLQEGDTVTFGHPCWRSVNPGSRVRQPNSPFYYLFEPCGCSAEQRQGLCGERRPFPQRLPALASAGAPVPVSSGMGFAPTLAGDPPGALPGSAHQRPAISNPSSAASFLPPAASSASINSLSLTSSLPGAPGQPTPGALPPSAPRDAPRPVPPLLRSASPGEGSRTTAESSPWSSLEATHFPFSQGSPESKNPSTPSGSEETIADDPQSGVSVSAAAGLPEDLPQDPGVSQVGGSELSVSSTKERLPSDSDHAEEMRDVDLDQGPEDTAGPDAQAQVRGAASRMEIQSPREEHQESSREKALPEASGWAENRASDLSVQNLAQLPAESGEAELDAASRASDDFSPAEETDGDLLDSDSSAKWSQEEFDSERESPALLPGNLSCETRRSDDEISLQEWASESSDNMDMEPPANASLLAMDSPAAAAGDGSFFDPELGSGGAEAASGKVCIAKRSYAEVGTQTECAKRRKLGVETAEPLKEDDPGGMACDDGSKLNTDRVTEGLLQQPPRTSEVGAPADNEHAKGEFSPQVEEDPVASSGGTQEILSSGDLPETNEEGTAVVAALPSTSHLLPGGEIPEESVETFGHPVDVYGKLFCGAVLKRKTPPLEEWGEGTVVVSKRRMEDACARPDRGPEDCAADSILEAKGGMSEHDGLLLETVPGGASGAGLSGQSSCVINCEMECQEEMDNNDLPEGREVKREGRSVRAAGGQDEANGEGGLERDPSPDAVREEMVGSARAEGTLQSSGGNWAPPSPDSAGRKTREFPPEISGDDLEEGGVPHTEGYCANTEVSSQASGKEAGRSLEAKKSYLLAHQGGIDREDSMDPNGESAAEAQECGVRAGCSDGTKVDPDQNEPLGTSAHLERQQESPAPGQRQLQPPGPEPEDLEDNFAVKPRGSDVGRELFHPEDSRMEGSVWEEACEGNGAAERPDPEKENRRGHSGEEGGGLGQTPESCHCTEGKGSLPLDTPSAGSGSPGAGEGVTAGDAPRETHTEPAEVPESSCGRELSCLLSDSEVGKEEDRGNLQRERSPLWHSDRVSENHEAWRKPPEESTARETCDASAEPPEGSGVLDAGLEQNDSSHDEVCCDPEDASAVVPQTHNPEVAVGGKSPPLPRTAVVREELEHRAVEGADLVAVNLACLPVESPCLAESDAKFGAEDQAPESPGGSAGDSGSHLVQDNRPAEDEFPGQPRVGISGASLEVGETIRESSACETPASRTPGEEAGFLKGGAEAPLLQHQEMETVPCPGDGCQPEGGSDPSGEFGEAFDGSGHCRRLLQEEEEEESKASFSRKRHFSEDQAARMTSLENGSLCEEQLCLLDPVSVRASTPDLHPLTMTAPAPLNPEGLPGHFGRAAGKPPNQHNSQATLSLGEAEQKNGESFAQKARGCFENTLCSDEPASENEKADEAETAEGEDCQSDEIIEAGRCPSSGEEEVGKVQSQNPSLDEAGSTPGQSGRLSHEQDKDTSDPIPESVWDTYFSEEESFQLSVCSGVQNSPPSSPAKSPEAESAPSQKNMDFLFSDISNSSAESHSCERSPRPPGRGASGAEGDGLPAGGSDWVGKGAEANVEPDSSSGPETSDMDWFDEDPQTPSHQPVSPRESTPTSSGDPPSEPDYPISFAPGECDAYDLQEEGGNEAPSVEGSGWAAPPMSPTAGAEEEEVVMEMETGGLSPERSPGGSSCQDMERDLGVDPPSALSSPEARRNMEHPQWPYKEHLCPDSGGNLTSSPSRTTSVAAACEPASCPMLGDVKSEDLAASCSSPTQVSNPGEHPLVLNRPGSLLPSSEDPGSAGMAESIEKDPEQDLIGGSRGAGWEGPEDSSSPPQEAPGNPLLVTGVPGDQMPACSPSEQKDGASALGCLAGAPWVSRSFKEEKDPCGTGERQDGPSCDTAYPTACSPVIRVLHKPKASANSQPESFTSSGDFGNRDRLLLPCWLEEAELSSQLDMERVCSDDESVACPPSPGSERGSSVSGDGAGPSAPLEAEVTGQLDGEQGGSGDESVPCPSPLGSEDAGSSSKSRGPPGASGTQSQSDRWPYAAGAQSDDPKDWASCEQDVEFQLQECQSVLREILRSLESLEGIDRLHMEKWREQVASLQKATQMPQTHIAVVGNTGAGKSCLLNALLDEEAVLPTSAMRACTAVVVEVSRADGSSPYEADVEFLSREEWEKELKALLEDMKDKFGHLKRRCPDRKTEAWAAYSRVKAVYGRVDELEKLEEMQEVTQHLGTVKHVCAETATEFRAAIERFIDSRTDNLREMKGGEFWPIVKCVRIRLAKAEVLRTGAVLVDLPGVRDANAARDSVAKEYLKNCRAVWVVASITRAVDDKTAKETLSASVRRQLLMDGLYGSLAFVCTKSDSFNITDIVRNLDLRGEIQPIEDEVRELDNQKMQAEREKERLYASLQQEQPSPWERPGCDASDSAWLQRRHDLLEKEFRISALQRQKEAKLREISLICVRARNKYSKQQIQLEFSASLEDMTRKAASPESEEDGDEDLEEGDATRSDSGNTGEVESLRGKLQVFTVSSTEYLKLCGKLIRDGQPQVFHDPQDTEIPALKAFAMRTALKHSMGAAEKLIRDLARVLSQIVNYLTSQRAETDIQESVWQSLHQLPSLLQEAIDCSLCETRHCLEGLLFASLAKGISRAKELCQDVVRSWGCPVNGYPHAMYRAACNHHGLYASPTLNRVVDFNSHLAKPIWEALAGTWNEVFNCQLKESIQGFAAAILDKLRRFFKDLRKKLCKHSGVAAAIHTIRRQQMEAASARLLNFTLSLMDYITERQRSFSRILTPEIRKRMEPAYAACTQMSGPGYFQRMKACMEHFISTEKHTVFDAAANLLQERLKLLQQHIGARFQDLAQELQTSLKMQLEPLLKPVQKNAKITSELMTICTKVDKICRRSCVSYILPCPTQGEDSFPEMRRGLQGSQDPPSSLATCMDVRIGAVSLAPLQVTLYPYGSKRAGELLQPRLEKKHKGQAAAPGAGCGPAGLPSPSSRGTMEAKPGTCPPALEGCQQEAGLLSGAPQPHVPVKVESSAGKTHKNYLYGVKWVAQPQQFLTGVHPTSACKWPLSQTTGVLHVWAKEGIWGKRSTLSAEKEEASGKLKAEKMETGPRPAGATWVTH